The following nucleotide sequence is from Synechococcus sp. KORDI-52.
GGTCACTACAAGGGTTAGAGCTCCTAGCAGGATTGGGTACACGGGTTGAAGGTTGATCCATCCGAACTGTCCCGTGTGCAGCTTGATCAGCCAGAACGCGTCAATGTTCTGCTCCAGCAGCAGGCTGTAGAGGGAGCCGGTTCCAGCGGTGATTAGCAGCGGCGCTGCGGTGATTGGCACCAGCCAGCGATGGATGCGCCGCGCCCGTCGACTGTTTGTGCCTGAGGGCTTCATTGCTTGCGGAGTTGCCGGTGAAGCTCCCGTTCATCAGCGCAAGGCATCCAGCGTCCGTTGTTCTCGTGAACGGTGGTGCAACCGATCTCAGCGGCGCGTTGCTGGGCCTCGGCTTCGGTGGCGTAGAGCCCCTTGCCGTGGGCTAATCCCGGCGTTTGGTTCATCAAGATACTCAAGACACAGACAACAAGAGCCGTTAACGGTCGGATCGCGCGCATGGGGTCAGAAGCCTTCGCAGTGTTCGACCGCTTTTAAATAGTTCATTTTGCCGGGAGCAGTGTCTCCCTTGGGGTTGATGCTGGCCCTCATGGCGATCTGTGCATCGATGCAGCGGTTGTAGCGATGGTTTTTGACCGCTTGCGGAATCGATAGAACAGCGATGCTGAGGAGGCTGAGGCTGCTGACCGCCGCCAGTACGGGGTAGGCGTGGGCTCGCACCATCTCGCGAGCCGTGAGCTGTTGTTGGCTGTGATCGACCATGCGTCGCTTGTGTTCTGCTCCAGCGTATGGACAGCCTTGTGCCGTGAGTGGTCTTGAGCAATAGGCCTGTCAGCCAAAACCCCGCCCCGCTGCATGGGCGGGTTCTCCCGCACTTCGAAACTCGATGTGATCCGTCGCGGGGTCGTAGAGGGTGTAGTGCCTCCCCCCGCCAACGCCGATCACGCTTCGCTTGGGCACAGCCTGTTCGCTTTGTTGCTCACCGGCATGGTCTTTGACGTGGGATTGGATGGATCCACCGCAGAGCTCCAGCTGGAACTGTCGTCGGCAGCGTGCCGTGAACAGACGGTTCACATCCAGCCGCGTCAGCCGATCCAGCAGCACCAGGGCTGAGGTGTCTTCCGTCAGCCGGTCGCCGACGTCAGCGGAGCTGCCATGAATCAAGG
It contains:
- a CDS encoding DUF3721 domain-containing protein; this encodes MNQTPGLAHGKGLYATEAEAQQRAAEIGCTTVHENNGRWMPCADERELHRQLRKQ